In Bactrocera neohumeralis isolate Rockhampton unplaced genomic scaffold, APGP_CSIRO_Bneo_wtdbg2-racon-allhic-juicebox.fasta_v2 cluster10, whole genome shotgun sequence, the genomic stretch ACAGTAACAAGAAAATTTATTGCGAAAAATATTTAGGTTCTgtgcttaaaataattttctaagtgTTGTTGCATGGCCCCGCCTGAGTTCTGGTAAGTACAAAATGGTGGACGAATCTAAgatgagtatatatgtatgtatgtatgtatatacatgttaTTTTTAACATGCATCTTAAAATAAATCTGTTTGTTATTATGTGTTTTCAGGTGAAAATTTTCAACGTAAGGTAAGTTTTGTTAAACATAGAGAGCTAAAAGAAGGAACTGTTTACATCGAGGACCTTAGTGTTATTCTGCGGCCTGccagcagaaaaaaaattatttttgcgacTGTAATATGTCGGACGCTGTAGCTGCACCACTAATACCTCAACTGCAAGagatgcagcaacaacaacaacataatggCGTTAATACTAATGCTTCGAATCCTCAACAATGGTATTCCAATCCTTGGTATGCTAAtcaacaataccaacaacaatatagTCAATATTATCAATACTACATGCGATATGGATTACAACAGCAGCAGTCTCAACAAAACAGTAATGCACCACCTGGCTTTAGTAATTTGGTAAGTCAACATACCGATAAAAGTTTGCCACCATTACCATCTGGTCCACCGCCTCCACCGCCAATAACCCCTGGTAACAATCAGTTGCAAGGTAATCAAAAGGGTTTTGGTGGAATACGATTCAACTTGAATCAACAGAAGCGTTTAGCGAATGCTCCAAACCCgttacaaaattcaaattccCCGATGAATACTTCAACTTTCCAAAATAATGCGGGTAACACCGGTATGAATGCTACAACCATGAACAACATAATTAGCAGCggtaaaaaaaaacgtaaacgtAATAAGAAACAGAatccactacaacaacagcagcaggcTGCTTTCGATgctcattttgaaaatttgaatacgAGTCAACAAATGATCGGAAACTTCGTTAACACATCTTTACCACCACCTACAATCCCTCCTCCTATATCTGCAGATTTATCGAAACCGCCTCCTCCAATCATGCCGTATAATAATTTCAATGTGAATAGTGCTATTGATGTTAATAAACCGGGCGAAACAAAATCTCTTACTAACCATGTCAGTTCTGTTGAAGCACCGAATAAGAAAATAAGTCTATTTAATAATCCAAATGATGCTTGGCCAGAGTCTTTAAACAGTTATGTAGCTCGTTGCTATGCTAAATGTGCTACCGATTTGGATAAGGACCAAGTTGATATATGtttgaaaggaaaaattatGGCAGCTGCTAATCGTAATGAGCTTTGGACTCGCGATTGGGACAATGAGCCAGTACCGAGTGTTCACAGTGAAAGAAACAATATCCAAATGCAGCTGTACAATCAGAAAAATAAGCAACAACAGTCACAGGAACAAATAAAAGACACACAGAATTATAAACAGCAACACAATCAAAGTTGCCAGAAACAATCAACACAACAAAAGAATTTAAAAGGTATATCACGTAGCTTAAACGCTCGACTAGGTCAACGGAACTCGTTTGGTGGTGACAAGAGGACATCAAGGGATTCTAGGAGTCGTTCACGGTAAGATATTACTAGGAACTTTGTTATTGGAACATAGTACTCAAACTTTTATTACTCTTTTAGCTCTCCACAATCAAATAAATATCGCAAGCGAAGTACTCGTTCACGTTCGTGTAGTCCCATATCAAGTCCGCGCCGAAAAAGCTGTCGCAGTTCTAGTTCGGAATCTTCTGACCGGCGATCTTCCGATAATTTCATTCCTTTTAATCCCTCTAGTAAAAAGACACAAAAAGCTAATAGCTCGAAAAGAAGCAAACATGTTAAAGGCGCCAATTCTAAATCTAAATTACCCTTTTATTCGTCCTCTATCGGTGGGGCGGTTGATGATGACACCACTCGTTTGCAACAGCGCGCAGCACGTTTTTCTCAAGGATCGAAAAAATCGGTTATCTCGGTAGCAAGTTCCCCTTTCGTTGTTTcgaagcaacaaaagcaaaaaaaattggtaaatagTTTGGGCGGGcgtatgtatatggatattgAATCGACGGGTGGTTTTGAAACAGGTTTGGATTTATTCGATTTACATATAGTAGGTACATGTAGGGACTTGGAAAAGTCATTTCTTCGACTAACCAAGGCGCCGTTACCATCGGAAGTGCGGCCCATTGAGGTGTTGGCGCATTCGCTGCAAAATGTGAAACAAAAATGGAGGGACAATCAGGATTATTATTATGCATGTGATCAGCTTAAATCTATACGTCAAGATTTGACAGTAAGTGTTTCCAATGTAGAAAGTGCCATTATTAGTATCGAGTCctacaaaaatgttaattttccaGGTACAAGGTATTCGTGATAAGTTCACAGTAGAAGTATATGAAACACATGCACGTATTGCAATGGAAAAAGGTGATCATGAAGAGTTCAATCAATGTCAGACACAATTAAAAATGCTTTATACGGAAGTGGGAGCTAGTGTGAATTCATTGGAATTTACAGCATATCGTatattgtactatatatttacaaaaaatacctTGGGTAAGATCATGTAAATTAAAGActgcatatttttaattgtttttctttaattattttataattagacACAACTACTGTTCTACGCTCAATAAAACAAACCCAACGTGATAATCCAGCTATTGCTCATGCCCTAGCCTTTCGGTCGGCTTGGGCTCTGGGCAACTACTgcaagttattccaactttacAAGGCCGCGCCTCTGATGGCGGGACATTTAATTGACTGGTTTATCGATAGAGAACGCAAGTGTGCATTACGCACTATTATTAAAGCGTATGTAAAAATTTCACTGTTTCATAAAAgtcataataattttaatattttcgcagTTACCGACCATCTATTGGCATTGACTATGTTTCGAATTTACTTGCTTTTGGaagtaaagaaaaatgcaaagagTGGTTAGAGACATTCGGCATGCCAATGATTGGTACTGAAAGTGATCATATTGATTGCAAAGTAGCAGCAACAATGAATATCTAATTAAAATACTGTATTGGTTAATAAGGAAATTATACCATGGAGTGATATTTTGAACGTTGGCGGACATTACAACATTATATAGAGTGACTGCGAAAAAAACGTTCTTTATGATGAAACCAACCATTTAGAGCTCAAGCCCCACGACAAAAATTTTATCAGCTTGCGAAACACCTCATTGGGTTCACTTCATGAGATATAGTAACATTTTGTACGTCAGGTGCTTTACACATACGCGgtacaaacttttttaaacgTTTAAAATTTACAATGGTTAACGCTCGGTAATTATTGTGGggattacaaattatttaaaaagtgagAGGGTATTTCAATCTAAAATTTTACGTGCGGTCTTTCGATATACATCAAATTAAGTGAACAAagctaaaaaaaacaatacaaataaatttatatatcgcGTAAAGACTTTTTCGGTGTGTTGGAAACGGTAAGCAATTTTCGCACgctataaaacttaaaaaaaaaatcagttaccGCGTTTAAGAGATTCACCATATCCACGGAGCCCGTAAAGTCAATCATATAAAAGGAAAAGTAAGAAATCAAAACCACGCTGATTGGATAAACATCTCATAAAGTCGGAAGTATATAGTCAGCAACTGTTTCTTGTCGGCCATGATATATATACTTTGGTACACGACCTGTCGCAATGAAAAAGCAATTTACTTTATATTGAAATAATGGTTTTTAAGTTATACCATTGAAACGAGGCTTAAAAGTTACGTTGTTAAGTACTCGATTCTGTACGTCAAtaggtttaaatattttttaattgatgcaACTCTTTTGAAGTCAGATAGACTACTTGTAGTTATGTATCTGTGATTATGCTTATGAGAACAATTTGATTTGTTCCCTCAGCAGATTTATAAtactaaacaattatttaaaataggGCGCAATGTTTAAGTTTCCCAAAGTCTATTATGTATAGGTTTCCCTATCCAGAGGATTATTGTAAATTGTATCatataaatgttaattttcCTAATGTTTTTTGTCTCTTCTACAATTATCGTTGATTTTTTATGaacgttataaaatttattgcaaaattaattGCTTTCTAAGATGATGGAAAGTTGAAGCCGCTGTTGGTTTAACCTCGTGCTATCTTCAACATTTAGAATTGGATACCTCGAAAGTGCAAGCGTAAACTATACAATTGTTTACTATTTCGACCCACATAACTACAACACGGAAATGTCTCAACAACAACGAATACCCTCTATTTCGTCGCATCAGACTTCACCTTCAATTTTCAATGCACAACCAGAATGGAAATTCGTTTAAGCAGCACGGCCATCATGTTATCTTTAATAATAACGCGATGTTTGCCCGGAGTTCgctgattttattaattattacattTAAAGTACTTTTAACTGTATTAGGTATTGTTAATGGTTCTAgatttaagtatttatatatgtattcataatTGTTACTGATTTctgattgtttttttgtttggcatttgaAAGCAGCTGCCAAAATAGATTGCCTTCCTCACTTGCATATGGTTGACGCACGTCTGCATGAACATAcaataaattagaaatttaaatgttttgtttcaattttaattttatgtgaatctccaaaaaaaaaatactggcTAAAACCTATCTGACCGACTGTTGTTGCAGCGGGGAGTTTAAACACTCTTTAGAGCAGATCAAGGGAGGGGGGGGTATTAGACTCGTTGGTTTCACAAGGCTTGTAAGAGGTGGTAAATGTTATGCAGGAACACTGCAGAACATCTCAGTATGTCAAAGTTTATTCTGGCAACTCAAGCTTTTGTTCTGATATCCCATGGGCAGGAAAAGGATGATTTCTGCAGAAGCATCTCTACATACGCTGCTTCTAGGTCAATCCGTTGTGTTCCTTGACCGATTGTGCAGGTGTTTTTCTGTAGACATTGACATTTTGTAATGTGTCATGGTGTATTCATGTGACGCAAGTACTACTTGGCCAGCGATTTAACGATATTGTACATCAGACAACCTTGATTATAATTGCAGTCAATAGTGAAGTTGTAGACTGCCGAATTTAATTTGGGTTTATTGGCCATATTTTGCTGTCGTTCACAAAGAGGTTAAGATCAATATTTCTATTGTTTGTCTCTTAGTAGCAGAAGCGAGAACGgttgaaaaactgtttttttttttttacttttaagagGTCTGTAGGGtattcttttttcaaatttattttttcttttgttttttttttgcattttctgttcccttatacccttagcaTTAATTTAGAAACCCagtttaccattggaaggtttcgaaaaaggcccaaaaataataataccgcttgacgttcggagcgctcggagtgcacacctcaaactttaaaaacgttttgctcaaaatacactttttcaaactggcggacatgattccggtcgaactactcaaccgatttgcttaatttttttttaatgttcacaaaacggcTATCGTCCCtgctagattcataattttttctaatttattgacaatgttatgacaaaatgtatgtacatatgtaaaaaaaacatggggaaaaattaaaaaagaaaaaaaaaacgttaattacttttttatttatcaacattttttcatgattctagtagggacaaTAACCATTCAggtactttttaagaaaaaattgggtttttgtgtttcagatgatccaaacatgagaaatcgtgtccgccagtgaaaaaacgcatatcattcacccagccatttctccgacagatgtcatcaaaaaattccgaaaacaATTGGTtaatacactccacgatatacctcatgatatgtgaaaaaagttctattgtagaataaaatttctataaaaaaatgtcaaaaaaaagccAAATTACCCTACTACCCCCTTAAACACAAATCATCAATTCCTGTGATACGATCGGTCACCTCTAATTTTGAGCAATaggtattataaatttttctaagtATCCTAATAACATTTTAAGCTTGACCGTATCCAAGGATTACCCCCAGGTTTAAGAAGTTGATCTCTTTTCAGTTTTTCCACATAGCGGCAGGTTAAGTACCTTGTTGAAATTGCATAATCGAGATGATGATTTAACATCAACATATTTATTCCATCTGGGCTGTTACATTTGGTTAGTTAAAACGTTTTGAGCTTCCTCGTTGACATTTTCCGTGGCCATCTGAGAAGGTCCTATCCACTAGGATGAAGAAGCTAAAATAGCTCACGCACTTCATCGGGTCTGCGCAGACATAACCCGTCTTCCTCTGTTTGCTTAAGAAATTGATGGTAAACTACATGTTACCAGAATTATTATGTCTGCATATTCAGAGTTAAACTTACATATAACTTTATGCTCCGGTTTTTCAATTTCTGGTTATCAGCCAAGGGAAATGGCATTAACGCGAAGTTTGCGATAATgctgaatattaaaattatatttaacataaatcACTTGCAATGATATTTCAGCTAACAcagctaattttcaaaagttgcAGTTTGCATTGTCGAAAGCGGCCTATGTCTGCATGTATGGGTAAGATGGTGAAGTGCCTCAATTGTTTATATAGAATTACGCCTATCTCGGACGTTACACGATCAAGAAGTTGTTTTCAGGTTCCAATACACTCACACTTAccacaatataaatttttcaattcaagTCGTGGTTCAAGTTGGCTGTCAAGTCAACAGAGCtgatgacatacatatatatgtatgtatgtatgtacatagttttgCACACTT encodes the following:
- the LOC126765210 gene encoding leukocyte receptor cluster member 8 homolog, which translates into the protein MSDAVAAPLIPQLQEMQQQQQHNGVNTNASNPQQWYSNPWYANQQYQQQYSQYYQYYMRYGLQQQQSQQNSNAPPGFSNLVSQHTDKSLPPLPSGPPPPPPITPGNNQLQGNQKGFGGIRFNLNQQKRLANAPNPLQNSNSPMNTSTFQNNAGNTGMNATTMNNIISSGKKKRKRNKKQNPLQQQQQAAFDAHFENLNTSQQMIGNFVNTSLPPPTIPPPISADLSKPPPPIMPYNNFNVNSAIDVNKPGETKSLTNHVSSVEAPNKKISLFNNPNDAWPESLNSYVARCYAKCATDLDKDQVDICLKGKIMAAANRNELWTRDWDNEPVPSVHSERNNIQMQLYNQKNKQQQSQEQIKDTQNYKQQHNQSCQKQSTQQKNLKGISRSLNARLGQRNSFGGDKRTSRDSRSRSRSPQSNKYRKRSTRSRSCSPISSPRRKSCRSSSSESSDRRSSDNFIPFNPSSKKTQKANSSKRSKHVKGANSKSKLPFYSSSIGGAVDDDTTRLQQRAARFSQGSKKSVISVASSPFVVSKQQKQKKLVNSLGGRMYMDIESTGGFETGLDLFDLHIVGTCRDLEKSFLRLTKAPLPSEVRPIEVLAHSLQNVKQKWRDNQDYYYACDQLKSIRQDLTVQGIRDKFTVEVYETHARIAMEKGDHEEFNQCQTQLKMLYTEVGASVNSLEFTAYRILYYIFTKNTLDTTTVLRSIKQTQRDNPAIAHALAFRSAWALGNYCKLFQLYKAAPLMAGHLIDWFIDRERKCALRTIIKAYRPSIGIDYVSNLLAFGSKEKCKEWLETFGMPMIGTESDHIDCKVAATMNI